The Clostridium sp. AWRP genome has a window encoding:
- a CDS encoding response regulator, translated as MSKVLIVDDASFMRISLKTMLARNGFEVVGEAENGASAIFKYKQYNPDIVTMDITMPDMDGIEALKKIREHDDKAKVVIITSMGQEAMVKRAIVSGARSFIVKPFKEDQLVKALNKVLAI; from the coding sequence ATGTCAAAAGTACTTATTGTTGATGATGCATCTTTTATGAGAATATCTCTAAAGACTATGCTTGCTAGAAATGGATTTGAGGTTGTTGGAGAAGCTGAAAATGGAGCTTCAGCAATTTTTAAATATAAGCAATATAATCCTGATATTGTAACAATGGATATTACAATGCCTGATATGGATGGAATTGAGGCGCTTAAAAAAATCAGGGAACATGATGATAAGGCTAAGGTTGTTATAATAACTTCAATGGGACAAGAAGCTATGGTTAAAAGGGCAATAGTTAGTGGTGCCAGGTCATTTATTGTTAAACCCTTTAAAGAAGATCAATTGGTTAAAGCACTTAATAAAGTATTAGCAATCTAG